GTCGGGCTGCAGTTCGGCCTGGGGCATGACAGGAAACACGCGTGAAACGCGCGACTGGCGCGCGCGGCCGTAGTAGCCACCCGTGTGCGCCGGCTGTTGCGCCGTGGCGGCGGGCGCCTTCAGGCGCTCGGCCAGTTCGTGTTCGACCAGTGTCGCCTGGGCGCGCAGGTCGGCGTCGCCCTCGGGCAGCAGCACGATGAAGCTGTCCAGCGCCCAGCCGTGGCGGGTGGTATGGATGCGGGCGTCCTGGATCGACAGCGACTTGGCGGCGAAATAGGCGCAGATGGCCACGAACAGATCGGGCACGTCGCGCGTGTAGACCATGATCTGCAGGCCTTCGCCCTGTTCGGTGGGGCGGGCTCGCACCACGGGCTCGGCCGGCGTCACCTGGTGATAGAGGTGGCGCGTGTGCCAGGCGATGTCCGAGGCGTCGTGGCGCAGGAAATAGGCCACGTCGAGCTGGTTCCAGAAGGCTTCGCGGGCGTCGTCGCGCAGGCCGGCGCGGCGGGTCAGGCGCGCGGCTTCTTCCTTGCGCTCGGCCAGCACGGTATGGGCGTCGGCATGGGCGCCGCCCAGCGCGGCCAGCGTCAGCCGGTACAGGTCTTCGAGCAGCTTGCCCTTCCAGGCGTTCCAGACCTTGGGGCTGGTGCCGCGGATGTCGGCCACGGTCAGCAGGTACAGGGCGGTCAGGTGGCGTTCGTCCTTGACGATGGCGGCGAAGTCCTGGATCACGGCAGGATCGGACAAGTCGCGCTTTTGCGCCACGGCGGACATGAGCAGGTGTTGGCGCACCAGGAATTCGGCCAGCTCGGTGTCCTCGGCGTCCAGCCCGTGCTCATGGGCGAAGCGGCGCAGGTCGCGCGCGCCGAGTTCGGAGTGATCGCCGCCGCGGCCCTTGGCGATGTCATGGAACAGCGCCGCGACATACAGCAGCCAGTGGCGGTCCAGGCCGGCGATCAGCTGGCTGGCCAGCGGATACTCCTGGGCGTGCTCGGGCATGGTGAAACGGCGCAGGTTGCGCACCACGGCCAGGGTGTGCTGGTCCACGGTATAGGCGTGGAACAGGTCGTGCTGCATCTGGCCGACGATGCGCCGGAACACCGGCAGATAGCGCGGCAGGATGTTCAGCATGGTCATGCGGCGCAGCTCGTGCACGATGCCGCGCGGCTGCTGCAGGATCTGCAGGAACAGCTTGCGGTTGACCGGGTTGCGGCGGAACTGCGCGTCGATGCGGTGGCGCGAATGCCAGATGGCGCGCAGCGTGCGCGCCGACATGCCGGTCAGCTCGGGATGTTGCTGCATGACGAGGAAGGCGCGCAGCAGCAGGGTCGGATTGCGCTCGAAACCGTCGTCACGGATGATGTCCAGCCGGTCGCGCAGGTTGCGGAAATCGTCGTCGATGTCGCGCGCGTCGCTGTCCGGGCGCGGGAACAGCCGCTCTTCGATGTTCTGCACCAGGATGACGTTGAGCTGGGTCACCAGCCGCGCCGCCCAGTAATAGCGCTGCATCAGCAGTTCGCTGCCGCGCCGCGTGGCGGTGGCGTGGATGCGGTAGATCTCGGCCAGCGCGGGTTGCAGGTCGAACAGCACGCGGTCTTCGCGGCGGCGGGCTAGCAGGTGCAGTTCGATGCGCAGCCGCTTGAAGGCCTGTTCGGCCTTGCGCAGGTCGCGCGCCTCGGACGGCGTCAGCAGGCCGGCCTGGGCCACCTGGCGCCAGTTGTCGCCGAAGCCGGCCGCGCGCGCCATCCACAGGATGACCTGCAGGTCGCGCAGGCCGCCGGGCGATTCCTTGCAGTTCGGCTCCAGCGCGTAGGGCGTGTCCTGGTAGCGGGCGTGACGCTGCTGCATCTCGACGCGCTTGGCGCGGAAGAAGGCGCGCGGGTCCAGCCGCGCCTTGGTGGCCGCGTCGAATTTCTTCATCAGCGCGCGGCTGCCCGCCAGCCAGCGCGATTCCAGCATCGCGGTTTCCACCGTGATGTCGGCCTCGGCTTCGCGCTGGCAGTCCTCGATGGTGCGCACGCTGTGGCCGGGCTCCAGGCCCAGGTCCCAGAGGGCCGCGACCAGGCGCTCGATCGCGGCTTCATCGTCGGCCGACGGCGCTTGCGGCAGCAGGATCAGCAGATCCACGTCCGAATGCGGGTACAGCTCGCCGCGGCCATAGCCGCCCACGGCCGCCAGCGCCGCGCCCTCGGGCAGGGGGTGTTGCTTGACCAGATCGCGCAGCGCGGCGTCGACGATCCGGCGCAATTCGGACAGCAGCGTGTCGGGGCGCTCGTGCTCGCGGAACTGGGCCACCGCCGTCCGCCGGGATTCCTGGATGCGTTCGCGCAGGGCGGCGAGGGGGGCGGCGGTCATGGTGGCGGCTGCGTCAGACGGCGGGGATGACGAGGGGTTCGGTGATGAAGGCGGGCGGCTGGGGCATGCCCGGCGACAGGGTCAGCACTTCATAGCCGGTATCGGTGACACATACAGCATGCTCCCATTGGGCCGACAGGCTGTGGTCGCGCGTCACGACCGTCCAGCCATCGGACAACTGGCGTATCTCGCGACGGCCGGCATTGATCATGGGCTCGATGGTGAACAGCATACCCGTCACCAATTTCACGCCCGTGCCTGGCTTGCCATAGTGCAGCACCTGCGGATCTTCATGGAAGCGTTGGCCGATGCCGTGGCCGCAGAACTCGCGCACCACGGAAAAGCCATTGGCCTCCGCGTGCTTCTGGATGGCGTGACCGATATCGCCCAGCGTGGCCCCGTTTTTGACCTGCTGGATGCCTTTCCACATGCACTCGAACGTGACGTCGGTCAGCCGGCGCGACAGGATGGACTGCTCGCCCACGTGATACATCCGGCTGGTGTCGCCGAACCAGCCATCCTTGATGATGGTCACGTCGATATTGAGGGAGTCCCCGTTTTTCAGGACCTTGTCGCCCGGAACGCCATGGCAGACCTGGTGGTTGACCGAGGTGCAGATGGCGCCGGGGAAGGGCGGGTAGCCAGGCGGGGCGTAGCCCACCGTGGCGGACTTCACCTTGAGTTCGTCGGTCAGGTATTCCAGGCAGAGCCGGTCCAGCTCGCCGGTGGTGACGCCCGGCTTGACGTGGGGGGTGATGAAGTCGAGAACCTTGGCGGCGTCCTGGCAGGCCGCGCGCATCTTGTTCAGGTCGTCCGGATTGGTAATGGTGCCCATGAAGTAACTGAAGCTCTCTTGCTTGAATGTCTGCTGGAAAGAATAGTAGAATTATAGGCTTCCCTAAATTTTTGGGGAGCGATGCGCGGCAGGAAGGCCTGGTCCGACGGGACGGAAAGCCTTTCATGTGCGCAAAGCAAGTAGTGTAGTAATCGGGTTTAGGTTACGGCAAAGAGCCTTCATCCGGTTTGTGCGATCTGGATTTGGTCGGTCGGCGCTCAGGCGCCCGGCAAGACGGCCCAGGCGGCGGTTTTTCCGATATCGGGATTCTTTGGCATCTGTGTCCGCAAGCGAAGGTTGTGGATGGCGGCAAGCAAAAGAACAACGACGCGGAAAGGGCGGCGGCGGGACGGCCTGGCGGGTTTCACGAGTGCGGAAAGACCGGAACGGCGAGCGCAGGCTGGAGCGGGGCATGCCCGTAAGCCCGGTCATGTTTTTGAGCGGCGATGCAGGTTCCCTGTGGACGGCGGCCTAAGTTCTTGGAAGACGGGTTTCCCGGTTTCTTGAAGAAATGCCCCGCGGTCTGATGCGTGCGCGGTAGCACAGGCGCATGAATGGAACTCGATTTCGCCACCGACGAAACAGGTCCGGGCGCGCTCCCATTTTTCTGGGGCGTCAGGCGGGCGGCAACGCAAGGCTCTTGGTCGTGATGGCCGTCTGGGTTTATCGCGGCAGAGCAGGTCGCGGGACGTCGCAAGGCGTCCTGAATGAATGCGGCAGTGATCGGCAGGTCCGGTTAAAATTTTTTCATCCCGCATGTGCGGGAAATCGCGCGCAACACCACCCAGGGTGTCGGCAAAGGCCGATGCAGGTGCGGCGCAAGAAATCAACCCTTGGAGAATAGAATGTCCCTGATGCGCGAAATGCTGGAAGCGGGTGTCCACTTTGGTCACCAGACCCGCTACTGGAACCCCAAGATGTCCCAATACATCTTCGGCCATCGCAACAAGATTCACATCATCAACCTCGAAAAGACGGTTGAGAAGTACGTCGAAGCCACCAAGTTCGTGAAGCAAGTGGCTGCTCGTGGCGGCAACATCCTGTTCGTCGGCACCAAGCGCGCCGCCCGTGAGCTGGTCGCCGTCGAAGCCGCCCGTTGCGGCATGCCCTTCGTCGACGCCCGCTGGCTCGGCGGCATGCTGACCAACTTCAAGACGGTCAAGACCTCGGTCAAGCGCCTGAAGGACATGGAAGCCCTGGTCGCCGAAGGCGGCGCCGAGCGCATGATCAAGAAGGAAGGCCTGCTGTTCCAGCGCGAACTGGAAAAGCTGAACAAGTCGATCGGCGGCATCAAGGATATGAACGGCCTGCCCGACGCCATCTTCGTGATCGACGTTGGCTACCACAAGATCGCCATCGCCGAAGCCAAGACGCTGGGCATCCCGGTCGTGGGCGTGGTTGACACCAACCACTCGCCCGACGGCATCGACTACGTCATCCCCGGCAACGACGACTCGGCCAAGGCCATCGCGCTGTACGCCAAGGGCATCGCCGACGCCGTGCTGGAAGGCCGCGAGCAGAACCTGAACGGTCTGGTCGAAGAGCTGGGCGAAGGCCAGGAAGAGTTCGTCGAAGTGCAGGACAACCAGGCCTAAGCCTGCTGTCATGTCCGGCGGTTAGTGTCTGGGAGCGGCGGTCGCCGCTCCCGCCTCGCCGGCATTGCGAGGATGGGCTCCCATCTTCCAGGCCCGCTGTACGCGGGCGTCCCATCGAATCACACCGCTGCCCCGCCAAGCCGGGGCATGTCTTAGCAAATTTGGAGCAAACATGGCTGAAATTACCGCTGCCCTGGTCAAGGAACTGCGCGAAAAGACCGACGCCCCGATGATGGAGTGCAAGAAGGCTCTGACGGAAGCCGAGGGTGACCTGGCCCGCGCCGAGGAAATCCTGCGCGTCAAGCTGGGCAACAAGGCCAGCAAGGCTGCCGCCCGCGTCACCGCCGAGGGCCTGATCGGCCTGTTCATCTCCGCCGACGCCAAGAAGGGCGCCGTCATCGAAGTCAACTGCGAAACCGACTTCGTCGCCAAGAACGACGACTTCGTCGCCTTCGTGAACAAGCTGGCCGAACTGGTCGCCACGCAGAACCCGGCCGACGTGGCCGCTCTGTCGGCGCTGCCCTACGGCGACGGCACGGTCGAAACGACCCGCACCGCCCTGATCGGCAAGATCGGCGAGAACATGGCGATCCGCCGCTTCGAGCGCATCGAGACCCCCAACGCCCTGGCCAGCTACGTGCACGGCGGCCGCATCGGCGTGCTGGTCGAGTACAGCGGCTCGGAAGAAGTCGGCAAGGATCTGGCCATGCACATCGCGGCCACCAAGCCCAAGGCTCTGAACGCCGATGGCGTGAACGCCGCCGACATCGCCGCCGAGCGCTCGGTCGCCGAGCAGAAGGCCGCCGAATCGGGCAAGCCGGCTGAAATCGTCGCCAAGATGGTCGAAGGCTCGGTGCAGAAGTTCCTGAAGGAAGTGACGCTGCTGTCGCAGCCCTTCGTCAAGGATGACAAGAACACCGTCGAACAGATGCTGAAGGCCAAGGGCGCTTCGATCACCAAGTTCGTGCTGTTCGTCGTCGGCGAAGGTATCGAGAAGAAGACCAGCGATTTCGCCGCCGAGGTTGCCGCCGCCGCCGCCGGCCGCGCCTGATCGCAGGGTAGTGCTTGAAGGCCGGCGCTAGATTACAGTCTAGTCCGGCCTTTTTCTCGCCAGGCCCTTCTGTGACGTAACGTTTCTCCTGTGGGGGAGGCGTGGCGCCAGGGCAGGGCTATCATTTCTTGTCTTACACTTTCGTCGGATTGTTCTACGGGATATCACCTATGAGCAGCAGATCATACAAACGGGTTCTTCTCAAGCTTTCCGGCGAGGCGCTGATGGGCGAAGATGCATTCGGCATCAACCGCTCCACCATCGTCCGCATGACCGATGAGATCGCCGAAGTCGCCGCCACGGGCGTCGAGCTGGCCATCGTCATCGGCGGTGGCAACATCTTCCGCGGCGTCGCGCCGGGTGCGCAGGGCATGGACCGCGCCACCGCCGACTACATGGGCATGATGGCCACCATCATGAACGCGCTTGCCCTGCAGGACGCGCTCAAGCACAAGGGTATCGACACCCGCGTACAATCGGCCCTGAATATCGACCAGGTGGTCGAGCCGTACATCCGCCCCAAGGCCTTGCGCTACCTCGAAGAAGGCAAGGTCGTCATCTTCGCCGCGGGCACCGGCAACCCCTTCTTCACGACCGATACCGCGGCCGCCCTGCGCGGCGCCGAGATCGGCGCGGAGATCGTGCTGAAGGCCACCAAGGTCGACGGCATCTACAGCGCGGATCCCAACAAGGACCCGACCGCCACGCGCTATGCCCGCATCAGCTTCGACGAGGCGATCGTGCGTCGCCTGGAAGTCATGGACGCCACCGCTTTCGCGCTGTGCCGTGACCAGAAGCTGCCGATCAAGGTGTTTTCGATCAACAAGTCCGGCGCGCTCAAGCGCGTGGTCAGCGGGGACGACGAAGGCACCCTGGTACACGTTTAAAGAAAAGGAAAAACCATGAGCGTCGCA
The Achromobacter sp. AONIH1 DNA segment above includes these coding regions:
- the pyrH gene encoding UMP kinase, which translates into the protein MSSRSYKRVLLKLSGEALMGEDAFGINRSTIVRMTDEIAEVAATGVELAIVIGGGNIFRGVAPGAQGMDRATADYMGMMATIMNALALQDALKHKGIDTRVQSALNIDQVVEPYIRPKALRYLEEGKVVIFAAGTGNPFFTTDTAAALRGAEIGAEIVLKATKVDGIYSADPNKDPTATRYARISFDEAIVRRLEVMDATAFALCRDQKLPIKVFSINKSGALKRVVSGDDEGTLVHV
- a CDS encoding [protein-PII] uridylyltransferase, producing MTAAPLAALRERIQESRRTAVAQFREHERPDTLLSELRRIVDAALRDLVKQHPLPEGAALAAVGGYGRGELYPHSDVDLLILLPQAPSADDEAAIERLVAALWDLGLEPGHSVRTIEDCQREAEADITVETAMLESRWLAGSRALMKKFDAATKARLDPRAFFRAKRVEMQQRHARYQDTPYALEPNCKESPGGLRDLQVILWMARAAGFGDNWRQVAQAGLLTPSEARDLRKAEQAFKRLRIELHLLARRREDRVLFDLQPALAEIYRIHATATRRGSELLMQRYYWAARLVTQLNVILVQNIEERLFPRPDSDARDIDDDFRNLRDRLDIIRDDGFERNPTLLLRAFLVMQQHPELTGMSARTLRAIWHSRHRIDAQFRRNPVNRKLFLQILQQPRGIVHELRRMTMLNILPRYLPVFRRIVGQMQHDLFHAYTVDQHTLAVVRNLRRFTMPEHAQEYPLASQLIAGLDRHWLLYVAALFHDIAKGRGGDHSELGARDLRRFAHEHGLDAEDTELAEFLVRQHLLMSAVAQKRDLSDPAVIQDFAAIVKDERHLTALYLLTVADIRGTSPKVWNAWKGKLLEDLYRLTLAALGGAHADAHTVLAERKEEAARLTRRAGLRDDAREAFWNQLDVAYFLRHDASDIAWHTRHLYHQVTPAEPVVRARPTEQGEGLQIMVYTRDVPDLFVAICAYFAAKSLSIQDARIHTTRHGWALDSFIVLLPEGDADLRAQATLVEHELAERLKAPAATAQQPAHTGGYYGRARQSRVSRVFPVMPQAELQPDERSKSWRLSVTATDRAGLLHALAQVFARHEVNLLMAKIMTLGDRVEDVFIVDGAALERPRTQMQFERDILDALAGEEARQRAA
- the map gene encoding type I methionyl aminopeptidase — translated: MGTITNPDDLNKMRAACQDAAKVLDFITPHVKPGVTTGELDRLCLEYLTDELKVKSATVGYAPPGYPPFPGAICTSVNHQVCHGVPGDKVLKNGDSLNIDVTIIKDGWFGDTSRMYHVGEQSILSRRLTDVTFECMWKGIQQVKNGATLGDIGHAIQKHAEANGFSVVREFCGHGIGQRFHEDPQVLHYGKPGTGVKLVTGMLFTIEPMINAGRREIRQLSDGWTVVTRDHSLSAQWEHAVCVTDTGYEVLTLSPGMPQPPAFITEPLVIPAV
- the tsf gene encoding translation elongation factor Ts — protein: MAEITAALVKELREKTDAPMMECKKALTEAEGDLARAEEILRVKLGNKASKAAARVTAEGLIGLFISADAKKGAVIEVNCETDFVAKNDDFVAFVNKLAELVATQNPADVAALSALPYGDGTVETTRTALIGKIGENMAIRRFERIETPNALASYVHGGRIGVLVEYSGSEEVGKDLAMHIAATKPKALNADGVNAADIAAERSVAEQKAAESGKPAEIVAKMVEGSVQKFLKEVTLLSQPFVKDDKNTVEQMLKAKGASITKFVLFVVGEGIEKKTSDFAAEVAAAAAGRA
- the rpsB gene encoding 30S ribosomal protein S2 — its product is MSLMREMLEAGVHFGHQTRYWNPKMSQYIFGHRNKIHIINLEKTVEKYVEATKFVKQVAARGGNILFVGTKRAARELVAVEAARCGMPFVDARWLGGMLTNFKTVKTSVKRLKDMEALVAEGGAERMIKKEGLLFQRELEKLNKSIGGIKDMNGLPDAIFVIDVGYHKIAIAEAKTLGIPVVGVVDTNHSPDGIDYVIPGNDDSAKAIALYAKGIADAVLEGREQNLNGLVEELGEGQEEFVEVQDNQA